From the genome of Streptomyces sp. NBC_00659, one region includes:
- the lipB gene encoding lipoyl(octanoyl) transferase LipB codes for MSELRFVRMGFGAEAVEYQEAWDEQRRVHAARFLDEVPDTCLLLEHPPVYTAGRRTADNERPLDGTPVIDVDRGGKITWHGPGQLVGYPIQKLPRPVDVVAHVRRLEEALIRTCAEFGLETSRVEGRSGVWILGDAKDPAQGAPALGGLSLDFDPRLQDEEFDPRLNGPEYAPSNAGQRREDRKIAAIGIRVAKGVTMHGFALNVNPDNAWFDRIIPCGIRDAGVASLAGELGRDVTIDEVLPVAEKHLGDILANADLKPRVVERTPA; via the coding sequence GTGAGTGAGTTGCGGTTCGTCCGCATGGGATTCGGTGCCGAGGCCGTCGAGTACCAGGAGGCGTGGGACGAGCAGCGCCGCGTGCACGCGGCCCGGTTCCTGGACGAGGTCCCCGACACCTGTCTGCTCCTGGAGCACCCCCCGGTGTACACCGCGGGCCGGCGCACGGCGGACAACGAGCGGCCCCTGGACGGCACTCCCGTCATCGACGTGGACCGCGGCGGCAAGATCACCTGGCACGGTCCGGGCCAGCTGGTCGGCTACCCCATCCAGAAGCTCCCGCGTCCCGTGGACGTCGTAGCCCACGTACGCCGTCTGGAAGAGGCGCTCATCCGCACCTGCGCGGAGTTCGGCCTGGAGACGAGCCGGGTCGAGGGCCGCAGCGGCGTCTGGATCCTCGGTGACGCCAAGGACCCCGCCCAGGGGGCCCCCGCGCTCGGGGGACTCTCCCTCGACTTCGACCCCCGGCTCCAGGACGAGGAGTTCGACCCCCGGCTCAACGGCCCGGAGTACGCCCCGTCCAACGCGGGCCAGCGCCGCGAGGACCGCAAGATCGCCGCGATCGGCATCCGCGTCGCCAAGGGCGTCACCATGCACGGCTTCGCGCTGAACGTGAACCCGGACAACGCCTGGTTCGACCGGATCATCCCGTGCGGCATCCGCGACGCGGGCGTCGCCTCGCTCGCGGGCGAGCTGGGCCGTGACGTGACCATCGACGAGGTCCTGCCGGTGGCCGAGAAGCACCTCGGGGACATCCTGGCGAACGCGGACCTGAAGCCGCGCGTCGTGGAACGCACCCCGGCGTAG
- the lipA gene encoding lipoyl synthase, whose translation MSAVAPDGRKMLRLEVRNSQTPIERKPEWIKTRAKMGPEYTKMQALVKSEGLHTVCQEAGCPNIYECWEDREATFLIGGDQCTRRCDFCQIDTGKPEALDRDEPRRVGESVVTMDLNYATITGVARDDLEDGGAWLYAETVRQIHAQTAGREAGRTKVELLAPDFNAEPEQLAEVFSSRPEVFAHNVETVPRIFKRIRPGFRYERSLKVITEARDYGLVTKSNLILGMGETREEVSEALRQLHGAGCELITITQYLRPSVRHHPVERWVKPQEFVELKEEAEEIGFSGVMSGPLVRSSYRAGRLYQMAIEKRGAYVASQAV comes from the coding sequence GTGTCCGCAGTCGCACCCGACGGACGCAAGATGCTGCGCCTGGAGGTCCGGAACAGCCAGACCCCCATCGAGCGCAAGCCCGAGTGGATCAAGACCCGGGCGAAGATGGGCCCCGAGTACACGAAGATGCAGGCACTCGTGAAGAGCGAGGGCCTGCACACCGTCTGCCAGGAGGCGGGCTGTCCCAACATCTACGAATGCTGGGAAGACCGCGAGGCCACGTTCCTCATCGGCGGTGACCAGTGCACACGGCGCTGCGACTTCTGCCAGATCGACACCGGCAAGCCGGAGGCCCTGGACCGGGACGAGCCGCGCCGTGTCGGTGAGTCCGTCGTCACGATGGACCTGAACTACGCCACCATCACCGGCGTCGCCCGCGACGACCTGGAGGACGGCGGCGCCTGGCTGTACGCCGAGACGGTCCGCCAGATCCACGCGCAGACGGCCGGCCGCGAGGCCGGACGCACCAAGGTCGAACTGCTCGCCCCGGACTTCAACGCCGAGCCCGAGCAGCTCGCCGAGGTCTTCTCCTCGCGCCCCGAGGTCTTCGCGCACAACGTCGAGACGGTCCCGCGGATCTTCAAGCGGATCCGTCCGGGCTTCCGCTACGAGCGCTCGCTCAAGGTCATCACCGAGGCCCGTGACTACGGTCTGGTCACGAAATCGAACCTGATCCTCGGCATGGGCGAGACCCGCGAAGAGGTCAGCGAGGCGCTCCGGCAGCTGCACGGGGCGGGCTGCGAGCTCATCACGATCACGCAGTACCTGCGCCCCTCCGTGCGCCACCACCCCGTGGAGCGCTGGGTCAAGCCCCAGGAGTTCGTGGAGCTCAAGGAGGAGGCCGAGGAGATCGGCTTCTCCGGCGTCATGTCGGGCCCGCTGGTCCGCTCCTCGTACCGGGCCGGCCGCCTCTACCAGATGGCCATCGAGAAGCGCGGCGCGTACGTCGCCTCCCAGGCGGTCTGA
- a CDS encoding SCO2195 family GlnR-regulated protein: MQAAPVRATAIPSFTDALRAVESLLMSSGQRTARRNAWTSVLEDRRRAKDRVEAQRVLESVTRS; this comes from the coding sequence ATGCAGGCCGCGCCCGTACGCGCCACCGCGATTCCGTCGTTCACCGATGCACTGCGTGCCGTCGAATCGCTGCTCATGAGCAGCGGGCAGCGCACCGCCCGCCGCAACGCCTGGACCTCCGTCCTGGAGGACCGCCGCCGCGCCAAGGACCGGGTCGAGGCGCAGCGCGTGCTGGAATCCGTCACCCGTTCCTGA
- a CDS encoding DUF4191 domain-containing protein, producing MARKETAADAANPGRLKQIALTYKMTRKADSKIGLVLAAVGILTLGVFLAIGFLIGHPVYLGILGLLLALLATAIVFGRRAERAAFGQMEGQPGAAAAVLDNVGRGWTTTPAVAMNRSQDVVHRAVGKAGIVLVAEGNPNRVKTLLAAEKKKMARIVSDVPVHDILVGTGEGQVELKKLRTTMLKLPRVLAGPQVTATNDRLRAMGDLMSNMPLPKGPMPKGMRMPRGGPKR from the coding sequence ATGGCGAGGAAGGAAACCGCAGCGGACGCTGCGAACCCCGGGCGACTCAAGCAGATCGCTCTGACGTACAAAATGACCCGCAAGGCCGATTCCAAGATCGGTCTTGTACTCGCGGCTGTCGGAATTCTCACCCTCGGTGTCTTCCTCGCGATCGGCTTCTTGATCGGCCACCCGGTCTATCTCGGCATTCTCGGGCTTCTGCTCGCCCTCCTCGCGACGGCGATCGTCTTCGGACGCAGGGCCGAGCGGGCCGCCTTCGGGCAGATGGAGGGCCAGCCGGGCGCGGCCGCGGCGGTGCTCGACAACGTCGGCCGAGGCTGGACCACGACCCCGGCGGTCGCGATGAACCGCAGCCAGGACGTGGTGCACCGCGCGGTCGGCAAGGCCGGCATCGTGCTGGTCGCCGAGGGCAACCCGAACCGGGTCAAGACCCTGCTGGCCGCCGAGAAGAAGAAGATGGCGCGGATCGTCTCGGACGTCCCGGTGCACGACATCCTCGTGGGCACCGGCGAGGGCCAGGTCGAGCTGAAGAAGCTCCGCACGACGATGCTGAAGCTGCCGCGTGTGCTCGCCGGCCCCCAGGTCACCGCGACCAACGACCGGCTGCGCGCGATGGGCGACCTGATGAGCAACATGCCGCTGCCGAAGGGCCCGATGCCCAAGGGCATGCGGATGCCGCGGGGCGGTCCCAAGCGGTGA